Proteins from one Malaya genurostris strain Urasoe2022 chromosome 2, Malgen_1.1, whole genome shotgun sequence genomic window:
- the LOC131428817 gene encoding small integral membrane protein 8: protein MEDGKGQKQTISKLTPGDGIRSIRSSNVFRAINFELYTKPNAVIMAIGVVAIGITFGYIAYMRSKYDGLGYYTAVQDDGKELFLKRKSRWE, encoded by the exons ATGGAGGATGGTAAAGGACAGAAACAAACAATTTCTAAATTGACGCCCGGAGATGGTATTCGATCAATACGTTCATCTAATGTGTTCCGAGCTATAAACTTCGAACTGTATACAAAGCCA AATGCTGTAATCATGGCAATCGGAGTGGTAGCAATCGGAATTACCTTCGGTTACATTGCATACATGCGATCTAAGTACGATGGACTCGGATACTACACGGCTGTTCAGGATGACGGAaaagagttatttttgaaaagaAAGTCTAGGTGGGAGTAA